The following proteins are co-located in the Leishmania panamensis strain MHOM/PA/94/PSC-1 chromosome 26 sequence genome:
- a CDS encoding sphingosine kinase A, B, putative (TriTrypDB/GeneDB-style sysID: LpmP.26.0690): MPAAYPWNLGAPQTVADKMEASVLNKGRICTLTYSPSRGAFRITRMSSSGKTRTVLNIPVRLIINIETAAERDARQRARQANDDTIRLVFAENSRGTGSLLCSFPSGTGEDNEALVFAHSRVNTASSTVGIQSGSLHRRTSSRFSTYADASLADTTAPGIRYYMHYVRQRNKGHPSIHTLEFQSSGSAEAVGCVVSQVVECIYQKGSKHIIVFISAKSGKGKGEHIFEKQVRPLLHFSRHTFHAYMTRRAHDCEDYVANLENPMNHNTVIATVGGDGMIHETVNGMHRRKLALVRWLRSVTTEVSTGDTPVVSPNMFLQLNDNGSCAEAGAQILPALCEGIWTVSSTELNSINKAALHNEAISGSHLPFIQLGWEEKKHNDDGRSGATSSVEATAREAHRLAHCLVQNGWDALMPLVATVATGSACGLAKSLDILSVAEAALSLVHLNTVHMDLLMMKFTPNEDMLEFHRGRMSAKRLEAAKRKFSQYEKDKAVELQERSRLKEEFHPHPQTLTAAEYAAPFLKDGSSVFRDAVSCATRMPELHSRVAFMSLSFGAANDIDHGSESLRWMGNARFHVYGGYMILRGLRGYKGILRYLPWESKAGKTVEKLHPRSRMPSTDDFPLCTMREGCMHCRQYKFTHCGASPLSSSTQVNETQPGPTSNISRSGVRASSAAATLAPYTDRELLHEEVVDFNDEHLPWVTIRGDFCFMLMCNLRDIAQDMLMAPLAHMSDGAIDVVYCRFDPTTGRRGRMEMLKFFMSLESGSHVNLEYVSYVKARALEIKVDAGISMSDGELMPLSSVRVTKMRGSVQLVRSE; encoded by the coding sequence ATGCCCGCCGCCTACCCTTGGAACCTTGGCGCTCCTCAAACCGTGGCTGACAAGATGGAGGCTTCCGTGTTGAACAAGGGCAGGATCTGTACTCTCACCTACTCGCCTAGCCGCGGGGCCTTTCGTATCACGCGCATgtcgagcagcggcaagacgCGCACAGTCCTGAACATCCCGGTGAGGCTGATCATCAACATCGAGACCGCGGCCGAGCGAGacgcgcggcagcgagcaCGTCAAGCAAACGACGACACGATCAGGCTTGTCTTTGCCGAGAACAGCCGTGGTACGGGGAGTCTTCTttgctccttcccttccGGCACCGGCGAGGACAACGAGGCACTGGTGTTCGCCCACTCCCGCGTCAACACGGCGTCCTCCACGGTGGGGATTCAGAGTGGGTCACTTCACCGACGTACTTCGTCGCGCTTCAGCACGTACGCAGATGCCTCCCTGGCGGACACCACGGCGCCGGGCATCCGCTACTACATGCACTACGTGCGGCAGCGCAACAAGGGACACCCGTCTATCCACACGCTGGAGTTCCAGTCGAGCGgctcggcggaggcggtggggtGCGTTGTGTCCCAGGTGGTGGAGTGCATCTACCAGAAGGGCTCGAAGCACATTATTGTCTTTATTAGCGCCAAGTCTGGCAAGGGGAAGGGTGAGCATATCTTTGAGAAGCAGGTGCGCCCTCTGCTGCACTTCAGCCGCCACACATTCCATGCCTACATGACGCGCCGCGCGCACGACTGCGAGGACTACGTGGCGAACCTGGAGAATCCGATGAACCATAACACCGTCATTGCTACCGTCGGCGGGGACGGCATGATTCACGAAACGGTGAATGGCATGCACCGCCGCAAGCTGGCGCTCGTGCGctggctgcgcagcgtgACAACTGAGGTGAGCACGGGGGACACACCCGTCGTCTCACCCAATATGTTTCTGCAGCTAAACGAcaacggcagctgcgctgaaGCAGGTGCGCAAATCCTCCCAGCGCTCTGCGAGGGAATATGGACGGTGTCGTCAACAGAGTTGAATAGCATTAACAAAGCGGCGCTTCACAACGAGGCTATCTCCGGTTCTCATTTGCCCTTCATTCAGCTGGGTtgggaggaaaagaagcatAACGATGACGGTAGAAGCGGTGCGACGTCGTCGGTCGAGGCGACTGCCCGAGAGGCTCATCGACTTGCTCACTGCCTGGTTCAGAATGGCTGGGATGCGCTGATGCCGCTCGTTGCAACGGTGGCGACCGGAAGTGCCTGTGGCCTTGCTAAGAGTCTTGACATTCTCTCCGTcgctgaggcagcgctgtcgctggtgcACCTGAACACGGTGCACATGGACCTGCTGATGATGAAGTTCACACCGAACGAGGATATGTTGGAGTTCCACCGCGGCCGTATGAGCGCGAAGCGACTCGAAGCCGCAAAGCGCAAGTTCTCGCAGTACGAGAAAGACAAGGCGGTAGAGTTGCAGGAGCGCTCGCGGCTGAAGGAGGAGTTTCACCCGCATCCCCAAACGCTGACGGCGGCTGAGTATGCGGCACCCTTCCTGAAGGACGGCTCGAGCGTCTTCCGCGACGCCGTcagctgcgcgacgcggATGCCGGAGTTACACAGCCGTGTCGCCTTCATGTCGCTATCGTTTGGCGCTGCGAACGACATCGACCACGGGTCGGAGTCGCTGCGGTGGATGGGCAATGCCCGCTTCCATGTGTACGGCGGGTACATGATACTACGTGGTCTCAGGGGGTACAAGGGCATATTGCGCTACTTGCCGTGGGAGAGCAAGGCCGGCAAGACGGTCGAGAAGCTGCACCCACGCAGCAGGATGCCATCGACGGACGATTTTCCACTTTGCACGATGCGGGAGGGCTGCATGCACTGTCGCCAGTACAAGTTTACCCACTGCGGCgcgtcgccgctctcctcctcgacgcaGGTCAATGAGACGCAGCCAGGTCCGACTTCAAACATCAGCCGAAGCGGTGTCCGGGCCAGTAGTGCCGCAGCCACTCTCGCCCCCTACACGGACAGGGAGCTGCTCCACGAGGAAGTCGTGGACTTCAATGATGAACACCTGCCGTGGGTAACTATTCGTGGTGATTTCTGCTTTATGCTCATGTGCAACTTGCGGGATATAGCTCAGGACATGCTCATGGCGCCGTTAGCACACATGTCGGATGGCGCCATCGACGTAGTCTACTGCCGCTTTGACCCCACTACAGGCCGTAGAGGCCGAATGGAGATGCTGAAGTTCTTCATGTCTCTGGAGTCCGGCTCGCACGTCAATCTCGAATATGTGAGCTATGTGAAGGCGCGCGCGTTGGAGATCAAGGTTGATGCTGGCATCTCGATGTCGGACGGAGAGTTGATGCCGCTCAGCTCCGTGCGTGTCACAAAGatgcgcggcagcgtgcAGCTCGTGCGCAGTGAgtag
- a CDS encoding hypothetical protein (TriTrypDB/GeneDB-style sysID: LpmP.26.0710): protein MKTDDTDAQPQQTSRRRGRPTLQESVDALVLGQLRADGIALPAPMEAELCWYEENDVDAASQSTEVATGVAALGRSAMSAAKGAKRPSDSFSGRDRISATSDVEADFAVVLQEVRTLVRHGQSCRGCRDDTTTTTPGAAAMSASVDYPRSEFSRVSAQLSARLPTTSVWLAQIHDFCVLLEDMAAAAAAGDADGTASAEEDRPEGANAGITGRTPTSVTSLTRERVVAAPKAFSFSSANRSSSDAAAAANASDFSTVADELFSSAEEVEGSDDGGSGDGQHHRPELTPVTPTATAVAAVVQTSPISLMTSLEHSVSIAQPSLYSSQSSSAAPSSFHDTSRSAEPHRDEAEAEEGALCAPTQANHSVRATAALADVWLGGFDVPGVHAGGCCDIAASPAVGAALNRSGASLAPGPTSTSPAQQHLHQRQQQTLTPGVRAPAERHFRSHEAQQRWQQTLQQRQDALLCRRCVRVRADTPESPMASSSPTASVAAAQRTWAKYIGGGTVAPVMDHRAAAEHLHGLCGLLQTDLIVISALQELSTLMDTVCVPLSAGIAAHDSKAAPPPNAISNFFAAATPLLISLQQHRKIQARSAQEASMLHDGGNSVGVSSPSTDTLASILDPLVPPGRNGSAMTDSDQTGTAPLILSVLHPLSALGYTSMLRSVTSTAVSGFLNGEPDGAGDNLSHEEHLTRYTVAVAPYLLAWQAGAAEGGNCDGTPRQEVPHRHGFVCPADREGALPLARASCAVSSSRLPLPVWLYVESLTTTLLEEARKLNTMYELYVLLVAESTLQSRRRGAMNAVCAGDIATATSNAFSSTPVWHGGTGETLMSYVRRRGRAASIAQGTGILGMAVPLDNGLEKFVTPVSAHLLNSLDQLEGRHMLHGVFQEVHLSDVVARARARLGQQIGSSSADPRHSPAAPRADDEEGLGSFTLPPGTLSPSALRSTRSTRPSIRDVEQRTSSGSGGGGENDGDQTAEQQRRGDSDGDTTRQRRGRATARRLINLSGPGQTRHAIIEGFVRYLTGGDRRRSGTASGGDNSPSHGGDQRSAAEGGGSPSQQRASSHAASHHHSGLTLDVPHTSSLLQEMDARLEAGASNVVLIRSVERPLHTSSLLDALNVGKHLPHKQAELSTRHYFNARAATFTTRHTLPSYSAACVSLVQCRWQPVFQSTMCFCPVTRRRCLDPLVCGALLLCSTLPPQEIIYSAPDPSQSSTPAHSVSGGPTEVAVPSATSATAAANANRQLPNTIRALRSRYERSTEPPRLAQQRLTQAPSPRSDRPQPQSSAVSLRTPDMRTGLTGPLVSQQQQQRQYQRLQELRPPVPPLPHTALADPIRIISISSLFPAFLLRGPSIMPDTMTISRIMTRTAAALNADSGMLASEGDEGRQEDDQVGGSTTATAAAAAVEPLINDAFHVLRTVTVSPELPLVTRNLLASPDRAYASLLNPPTLLECGHVVSHKTYLDLRTTARRTNRNTAAVTAAGTTTVVCCPYCSKVTSVKNAVTLSYLY from the coding sequence ATGAAGACTGACGACACCgatgcgcagccgcagcaaaCGTCGCGTCGCCGAGGTCGGCCAACTCTGCAGGAGTCTGTCgacgcgctggtgctgggGCAACTCCGCGCTGACGGCATTGCCCTTCCTGCACCAATGGAAGCTGAATTGTGCTGGTACGAGGAGAATGATGTGGACGCGGCCTCTCAAAGTACTGAGGTTGCCACAGGGGTTGCTGCACTTGGTCGATCTGCCATGTCCGCGGCGAAGGGAGCGAAGCGACCTAGCGATAGTTTCTCGGGTAGGGACCGCATCAGTGCCACCAGCGACGTTGAGGCTGACTTTGCCGTGGTTCTGCAAGAGGTGCGCACGCTGGTGCGTCACGGCCAATCCTGCCGTGGCTGCCGTgacgacaccaccaccacgaccccaggagcagcagcgatgtcTGCCAGTGTGGACTACCCCCGCTCTGAATTTTCACGGGTCTCTGCGCAGCTGTCCGCGCGTCTGCCAACAACTTCGGTATGGTTGGCACAGATCCACGACTTCTGCGTCCTTCTTGAGGAcatggccgccgctgctgccgccggagACGCGGACGGCACAGCCTCGGCAGAAGAGGATCGGCCGGAGGGAGCCAACGCAGGTATCACGGGGCGCACACCGACCTCGGTAACATCCCTGACCCGGGAACgtgtggtggcagcgccgaaGGCGTTCTCATTTTCTTCTGCCAACCGCTCGTCCTCcgatgccgcagcggcagcgaacgCCAGCGACTTCTCCACTGTCGCTGATGagctcttctcctccgccgaggaggtggagggatCTGACGACGGCGGAAGCGGCGATGGCCAGCACCATCGTCCAGAGCTGACCCCTGTGACACCTACGGCGACAGCCGTGGCTGCTGTCGTACAGACCTCCCCGATCTCGCTCATGACATCGCTGGAGCACTCGGTGTCCATCGCGCAGCCCTCTTTGTACAGCAGccagagcagcagtgccgccccttcctcctttcacGACACGTCGCGGTCCGCAGAGCCGCATCGagacgaggcggaggcggaggagggtgcgTTGTGTGCGCCAACTCAGGCAAACCACAGTGTGcgagccaccgccgctcttGCAGATGTGTGGCTGGGCGGCTTCGACGTGCCGGGGGTGCACGCAGGTGGTTGTTGTGACATCGCTGCCTCCCCAGCTGTGGGAGCGGCGCTcaaccgcagcggcgcctcctTGGCACCAGGGCCGACCTCCACGTCGCCTGCTCAACAACACttgcaccagcggcagcagcaaaccCTCACCCCTGGCGTACGCGCGCCTGCTGAGCGGCATTTCCGTTCTCACgaggctcagcagcgctggcaacAAACacttcagcagcgacaagacGCGCTGTTGTGCCGGCGCTGTGTCCGAGTGCGTGCGGATACACCGGAGTCACCAATGGCGAGCTCTTCGCCAACCGCCAgcgttgcagcggcgcaacgGACATGGGCCAAATACATTGGGGGCGGCACAGTGGCGCCAGTGATGGATCACAGGGCTGCCGCTGAACACCTGCACGGCCTCTGCGGGCTGCTGCAGACTGATTTGATTGTCATCAGCGCTCTGCAAGAGCTGTCGACGTTGATGGACACCGTATGTGTGCCACTGTCTGCCGGCATCGCAGCTCATGACAGCAAggccgcgccaccgccaaaCGCGATATCCAACTTCTTTGCGGCTGCCACGCCCCTTCTGATTtcccttcagcagcaccgcaagATACAGGCCCGCTCTGCACAGGAGGCCAGCATGCTGCACGACGGCGGCAACTCGGTGGGGGTCAGCAGTCCGTCTACAGACACGTTGGCCTCCATTTTGGACCCACTTGTCCCCCCTGGTCGGAACGGTAGCGCGATGACGGATAGTGACCAAACTGGCACTGCGCCGCTGATACTGTCCGTGCTCCACCCGCTGAGTGCCCTGGGCTACACCTCAATGCTGCGGAGTGTGACGTCGACGGCAGTGAGCGGATTTCTGAACGGCGAGCctgacggcgctggcgacaACCTCAGCCATGAAGAGCATCTCACCCGTTACACTGTTGCAGTGGCGCCGTACCTTCTCGCATGGcaggcaggcgctgctgagggcGGCAACTGCGACGGCACGCCACGGCAGGAGGTGCCGCATCGTCATGGTTTCGTGTGCCCTGCTGATAGGGAGGGCGCCTTACCACTAGCACGGGCGTCATGCGCCGTGTCCTCCTCCAGACTGCCCCTACCCGTCTGGTTATATGTGGAGTCTCTTACAACAACGCTGTTGGAAGAGGCGCGCAAGCTAAATACCATGTATGAGCTCTACGTGCTTTTAGTGGCGGAGTCAACGCTGCAGAGCCGTCGTAGAGGTGCAATGAAtgctgtgtgtgctggcgATATTGCTACAGCGACCTCCAACGCGTTCTCGTCGACACCTGTGTGGCACGGTGGCACCGGCGAGACACTGATGTCTTACGTGCGCCGCCGAGGTCGTGCCGCGTCCATTGCCCAGGGCACCGGGATCTTGGGCATGGCTGTTCCACTCGACAATGGTCTTGAAAAGTTCGTGACGCCTGTTAGCGCTCACCTGCTGAACTCGCTCGACCAGTTGGAGGGGCGTCACATGCTGCACGGTGTGTTTCAGGAGGTGCATCTCAGCGATGTGGTGGCCCGCGCCCGGGCGCGTCTGGGGCAGCAGATTGGTTCTTCTTCTGCTGATCCACGCCACTCGCCTGCCGCCCCAAGAgcggacgacgaggagggacTTGGCAGTTTCACCTTGCCACCAGGCACGTTGTCGCCTTCTGCACTGCGCAGCACGAGGAGTACGCGGCCGAGCATACGTGACGTGGAGCAGCGGACGTCTTCtgggagcggcggtggtggtgaaaaCGACGGCGATCAGAcggcagagcagcaacggcgaggcgacagcgacggcgacaccacgcggcagcgtcgcggaCGCGCCACCGCGCGGCGCCTCATTAACCTCTCAGGCCCAGGCCAGACACGCCACGCCATCATCGAGGGCTTCGTTCGCTATCTGACTGGTGGAGATCGGCGCCGCAGTGGTaccgccagcggtggcgacaaTAGCCCCTCTCACGGCGGTGATCAGCGATCCGCAGCCGAAGGTGGGGGCTCGCCGTCACAGCAGCGTGCCTCTTCCCACGCTGCCTCACACCACCACAGTGGGCTGACGCTGGACGTGCCGCACACAtcgtcactgctgcaggagatggACGCGCGACTCGAGGCAGGGGCGTCAAATGTAGTGCTCATTCGCTCGGTAGAGCGACCGCTTCACACTAGCTCCCTTCTCGACGCGCTTAACGTCGGCAAGCACCTCCCTCATAAGCAAGCGGAGCTTTCGACACGTCACTACTTTAACGCCCGCGCCGCGACCTTCACCACGCGGCACACGCTGCCATCGTACTCCGCCGCCTGTGTGTCGCTGGTGCAGTGCCGTTGGCAGCCTGTGTTTCAGTCCACAATGTGCTTTTGCCCCGtgacgcgccgccgctgcctcgacCCGCTTGTCTGTGGCGCGTTGCTCCTCTGCTCcacgctgccaccgcaggaGATCATCTACTCGGCTCCGGACCCGTCGCAGTCGTCCACACCAGCGCACAGCGTCTCGGGAGGACCAACCGAAGTGGCGGTGCCCTCCGCGACGAGTGCGACTGCCGCCGCGAATGCAAATCGTCAGCTCCCCAACACCATTCGAGCGCTGCGTAGTCGCTACGAGCGGAGCACCGAACCGCCTCGACTGGCGCAGCAACGACTAACTCAAGCGCCATCGCCACGTTCCGATcggccgcagccgcagagctctgctgtctctcttcGCACCCCTGACATGCGAACAGGTTTGACAGGGCCTCtggtgtcgcagcagcagcagcaacgacagtatcagcggctgcaggagctACGCCCACCGGTGCCCCCGCTTCCGCACACCGCACTCGCCGACCCTATCCGCATCATCTCtatttcctccctcttcccagCCTTTCTCCTTCGCGGGCCGTCAATTATGCCGGATACAATGACAATTTCGCGCATCATGAcgcgcacggcggcggctctcAATGCCGACTCGGGCATGCTTGCCAGCGAAGGTGATGAGGGACGGCAGGAGGATGATCAAGTGGGTGGCTCcacgacagcgacagcggcagctgcggcagtggagcCGCTCATCAATGACGCCTTTCATGTCTTGCGTACTGTCACGGTGTCACCTGAGCTCCCGCTGGTGACGCGCAATCTTCTCGCCTCGCCGGACAGGGCTTATGCGTCGTTGCTGAACCCACCAACGCTGCTAGAGTGCGGGCACGTCGTGTCGCACAAGACGTACCTCGACctgcgcaccacagcacggCGGACAAACCGCAACACGgctgccgtcaccgccgcaggcaccaccactgtgGTTTGCTGCCCCTACTGCAGCAAGGTGACGTCGGTGAAGAATGCCGTGACGCTGTCTTACCTTTATTGA
- a CDS encoding hypothetical protein (TriTrypDB/GeneDB-style sysID: LpmP.26.0700), whose product MCSHPSCTHVLRAPLLSLPLSPELLETKEKNRGAQRGRGDSRCQHFTSLDLPPQTSKENTEGSSSLPAHVGMSYGDLWKTRYGASVEGWSAVDKVAQFSQAVGCVSGGRGSAILIALMDNRAQLIDTSSLERSGSADNNGTNPSYGLTPLHRSGGGFSAQRAQRRSSRGWGAGRPANGGVSDSPETLGQPGTSHSSTSPQSPPALGVLLTTSHVFRSPQDTANASVRFLDQPIIGMAALLGREPKPVRVGLCSAFGFVSSVAASRKESEGDTYRANAAATARPSRLDDEPEYLLYASAAGDSSEEDEAAEIGFTLTYCEVFPRCNDAANPTEPSSPLNPSESGGSRGCRTESTTISPSGGLSHYGGGTRLGKEVDEAPASLSESALTQQRGANAVISDASNAPGGPWSSRFASAAANRNVGGSQDSLFQVQPLPVPLLLAAIPAVKVRDVHLMITHVNDGRRSYRVQHVAAVFADYCTYEPTRFGGVTCSGGPVFNVQGDFIGVQHEGNGQSLCLLIKSIVRNLFDSDLLDMCRCPVSEETIKQRALHVRPGDTVFSTMTTTRPPVFAGPKRMPSLRKNSRPTSLPPLPALSLDSQSLASPRTESCFAVDTPSTTVPLPLATVSSFGNRHTLLHRPSNNIAESFRKDVRPASDGATVANTVSAAALPLTPPSKPLSRGVPSFEEVFAELYDGAGSLPHILYAFPRNLPLVRVTMERLAQLKYEDELEHMGAIGGVGAILEAIDGYPQEEQIVASALAALCRICLYECNLAMFLYLDGVVTVMEIMKEYVHKQTVLQWGIYTLLLATDLSCPSAAASAEIMARNSAPQLLVNILRVHGAVQRKSAARRPQHNRLVRWACDLIANLLMTNSRRTTLFLREDFLTLLLQLSRDYAGSVFLMEGFAHVFCAFVQCFTEAEVPALLPILRVSSASSFKQHPAMPSPGNSHASLFRGLGVRGRPSNSSSVAHGGGSDRFPHDNSGPLASPASATLLPYSPSTNATDPHTVSFFFLGDAMRHDTDGCLVRAVLDVCEAALDPKSTITAHRGRPAVVLVRCLETLRLLLTWGLVKLPGGGAMLAVEDLNFLALASSRAMPTTCASASSLPSLSSSEDTARLLLICKRVRHELTSSSELVAMVEAVQRLLLQDS is encoded by the coding sequence ATGTGTTCGCATCCTTCATGCACACATGTTCTACGagctccccttctctccctccctctttcaccggagctgctcgagacaaaagaaaagaaccGCGGCGCACAGAGGGGCAGGGGAGACTCGCGTTGTCAGCATTTTACTTCTCTCGATCTCCCGCCCCAAACGAGTAAAGAGAACACAGAAGGAAGCAGCTCACTACCCGCGCACGTGGGGATGTCCTATGGTGACCTCTGGAAGACCCGCTATGGCGCCTCCGTGGAGGGGTGGTCCGCTGTGGACAAGGTGGCGCAGTTCAGTCAGGCCGTGGGTtgcgtcagcggcggccgtggcAGTGCCATCTTGATTGCGCTGATGGACAACAGGGCGCAGCTGATTGACACGTCGTCGCTCGAGCGGTCGGGTAGCGCCGACAACAATGGCACCAACCCGAGTTACGGTCTAACCCCcttgcaccgcagcggcggcggtttttcagcgcagcgcgcacagcggcggagcagcagaggatgGGGCGCCGGTCGTCCCGCAAACGGCGGCGTGTCTGACTCGCCGGAGACCCTTGGGCAGCCCGGCAcctcgcacagcagcacgtcaCCGCAGAGCCCACCGGCACTCGGGGTGCTGCTCACCACCTCGCATGTGTTTCGCAGTCCGCAGGACACGGCAAACGCCTCTGTGCGCTTCCTCGATCAGCCCATCATAGGCATGGCTGCTCTGCTAGGCCGAGAACCAAAGCCGGTGCGCGTCggcctctgcagcgcctttgGGTTTGTGTCGTCTGTGGCTGCCtcgaggaaggagagcgagggggacACCTACCGGGCaaacgccgctgccactgctcgCCCCTCGCGGCTCGACGATGAGCCCGAGTACCTTCTCTACGCATCTGCGGCCGGCGACTCGtcggaggaagacgaggcggCGGAAATTGGATTCACGCTGACGTACTGCGAGGTCTTTCCCAGATGCAATGACGCTGCAAACCCCACGGAACCGTCGTCCCCGCTGAACCCATCGGAGTCAGGTGGCAGTCGCGGGTGCAGAACGGAGAGTACCACGATAAGTCCCTCTGGCGGCTTGTCTCACTATGGGGGAGGAACCAGGCTGGGCAAGGAGGTTGATGAAGCGCCGGCGTCCCTCTCTGAGTCTGCGCTGACTCAACAGCGAGGGGCTAACGCCGTCATATCCGACGCCTCTAACGCCCCCGGCGGTCCTTGGTCGAGCCGGTTCGCTTCTGCTGCAGCGAACCGGAATGTCGGCGGCAGCCAAGACAGTCTCTTCCAGGTTCAGCCACTCCccgtccctctcttgctcgcaGCGATCCCTGCAGTGAAGGTCAGGGACGTTCACTTGATGATCACCCACGTGAATGACGGGCGACGGTCGTACCGCGTACagcacgtcgccgccgtcttcgCGGACTACTGCACCTACGAGCCAACCAGGTTTGGAGGGGTaacgtgcagcggcggccccgTCTTCAATGTTCAAGGCGACTTCATTGGAGTGCAGCACGAGGGCAACGGCCAGAGCCTTTGCCTGCTGATCAAGTCCATCGTGCGGAACTTGTTTGACTCGGACTTACTCGACATGTGCCGCTGTCCCGTATCGGAGGAGACGATCAAGCAGCGAGCACTACACGTCCGGCCTGGCGACACTGTCTTCTCTACGATGACGACCACGCGCCCACCGGTGTTTGCTGGGCCGAAGAGGATGCCGTCGCTGAGGAAGAACAGTCGTCCCACCTCTCTACCCCCACTACCGGCACTATCGCTTGACTCGCAAAGTCTAGCGTCTCCCCGCACCGAGAGTTGCTTCGCCGTTGACACTCCTAGCACCACTGTACCTCTCCCCCTAGCCACCGTATCCAGCTTTGGCAACCGACACACGCTCCTCCACCGGCCTAGCAATAACATCGCTGAATCTTTTCGAAAGGATGTCCGACCTGCCAGCGATGGTGCCACGGTAGCAAACACCGTCTCTGCCGCGGCACTTCCCCTCACCCCGCCCTCTAAGCCCCTTTCGCGGGGCGTGCCAAGCTTTGAGGAGGTCTTTGCGGAGTTATATGACGGCGCGGGAAGCCTGCCACACATACTGTACGCCTTTCCTCGCAACCTTCCGCTCGTGCGGGTCACTATGGAGAGACTTGCGCAACTCAAGTACGAAGACGAGCTGGAGCACATGGGTGCCAtcggcggcgttggcgccaTTCTCGAGGCCATCGACGGGTATCCGCAAGAGGAACAGATTGTTGCGAGTGCCCTGGCGGCGTTGTGCCGCATCTGCCTTTACGAGTGCAACTTAGCCATGTTCTTGTATTTGGATGGTGTCGTGACGGTGATGGAGATCATGAAGGAGTACGTGCACAAGCAGAcagtgctgcagtggggCATTTATACGTTGCTTCTTGCTACCGACCTGTCCTGCCcgtccgcggcggcgtcggcagaAATCATGGCGCGCAACAGTGCTCCTCAGCTATTGGTGAATATCCTGCGTGTGCACGGTGCTGTGCAGCGCAAGTCAGCTGCGCGACGACCGCAGCACAACCGCCTCGTCCGCTGGGCCTGCGACCTCATCGCGAATCTCCTCATGACCAATTCACGTCGCACCACGCTGTTCCTGAGAGAGGACTtcctcacgctgctgctgcaactcAGCCGCGACTACGCCGGCAGCGTATTTCTCATGGAGGGCTTCGCGCACGTCTTCTGCGCCTTTGTTCAGTGCTTCACTGAGGCGGaggtgccggcgctgctgcccataTTACGGGTGTCATCCGCGTCCAGCTTCAAGCAGCACCCAGCTATGCCGTCTCCTGGTAACTCTCACGCGTCGCTATTCCGCGGGCTAGGCGTACGTGGAAGGCCCAGCAACTCGAGCAGTGTGgcccacggcggcggcagtgaccGTTTCCCTCACGACAACAGTGGGCCACTTGCGTCGCCAGCGTCAGCTACGTTGTTGCCCTACTCACCAAGCACCAACGCGACTGATCCCCATACAGTtagcttcttcttcttgggCGACGCCATGCGGCATGACACGGATGGGTGTCTTGTGCGCGCCGTTCTCGATGTCTGCGAGGCCGCGCTTGACCCGAAGAGCACCATCACGGCGCACCGCGGACGGCCAGCGGTGGTTCTGGTGCGCTGCCTTGAGACACTCCGCCTACTGCTCACATGGGGGCTAGTAAAGCTTCCGGGTGGTGGGGCAATGTTGGCCGTCGAGGATCTCAACTTTCTCGCCCTCGCCTCTTCACGGGCGATGCCAACGACATGCGCCTCAgcgtcctcgctgccgtcactGTCCTCCTCCGAGGATACGGCGCGCTTGCTGCTCATCTGCAAGCGCGTGCGACACGAGCTGACTTCATCCAGTGAACTTGTGGCGATGGTGGAGGCTGTGCAGCGACTGCTTCTGCAAGACAGTTGA